The following are encoded in a window of Thalassotalea insulae genomic DNA:
- a CDS encoding VOC family protein: MNEKLNYVEFPAQDIEQTKQFFQTAFDWEFQDYGPDYTAFANQGLDGGFYRAELSSTVAAGGALLVLYSEELEATQVRVEQAGGHIAKDIFSFPGGRRFHFIEPSGNELAVWSDK, from the coding sequence ATGAACGAAAAATTAAATTATGTTGAATTTCCCGCTCAGGATATTGAGCAAACTAAGCAGTTTTTTCAGACAGCATTTGATTGGGAATTTCAAGATTATGGTCCAGATTATACCGCCTTTGCTAATCAGGGCTTAGATGGTGGCTTTTATCGCGCTGAACTAAGTTCAACAGTGGCAGCAGGTGGCGCTTTGCTAGTGCTTTATAGTGAAGAGCTGGAGGCGACTCAGGTCCGGGTGGAGCAAGCGGGCGGTCACATAGCCAAGGACATTTTTTCATTTCCAGGTGGCCGACGATTTCATTTTATTGAGCCAAGCGGCAATGAACTCGCGGTATGGTCGGATAAATAA
- a CDS encoding TlpA family protein disulfide reductase, with amino-acid sequence MKIIFRLISLSLICLTTLTAQASDDKLSEFENLVSSHQGKVIYLDFWASWCVPCRKSFPWMNEMQAKHSNNNFTVLSVNLDTNRELAAKFLQQTPAQFPIFYDPKGKVAKAFKLKGMPSSFIINKQGKIVSRHVGFTEQKQLQYQQEILALIAAQ; translated from the coding sequence ATGAAAATAATCTTCCGACTCATTAGTCTTTCTCTCATATGCCTAACGACATTAACAGCTCAGGCAAGCGACGATAAACTCTCTGAGTTTGAAAACTTAGTTAGTAGTCATCAAGGCAAAGTGATATACCTTGACTTCTGGGCGTCCTGGTGTGTTCCTTGTCGTAAATCATTCCCTTGGATGAATGAAATGCAAGCAAAACACAGTAATAACAATTTTACCGTGTTAAGTGTCAACCTCGATACCAATCGCGAATTAGCAGCAAAATTTTTACAACAAACACCAGCACAGTTTCCAATTTTTTACGATCCCAAAGGCAAAGTGGCTAAAGCCTTTAAACTCAAAGGTATGCCGAGTAGTTTTATTATTAATAAGCAAGGAAAAATTGTCAGCCGTCATGTTGGCTTTACTGAACAAAAACAGCTGCAATATCAACAAGAAATTCTCGCCTTAATCGCCGCACAATAG
- a CDS encoding (2Fe-2S)-binding protein gives MDKSIIINGEKYAIDVDNDMPLLWFLRDRLEKTGTKFGCGAGLCGACTVHVDGVATRSCVTPVGVLAGKSITTIEGLSDDGDHPLQKAWLENNVPQCGYCQAGQIMNAASLLNTNPTPSGNDIDNAMQGNICRCGTYQRIKKAIAQAADELAREVS, from the coding sequence ATGGATAAATCAATAATTATAAATGGTGAGAAATACGCTATCGATGTAGACAACGATATGCCGTTATTGTGGTTCTTGCGAGACCGTTTAGAAAAAACAGGTACTAAGTTCGGTTGTGGCGCGGGTTTGTGTGGAGCATGTACTGTTCACGTAGACGGAGTTGCAACTCGCTCTTGTGTTACGCCAGTGGGAGTCTTAGCTGGTAAGTCAATTACGACAATTGAAGGCTTGTCAGATGATGGTGATCATCCGTTGCAAAAAGCCTGGCTTGAGAATAATGTTCCGCAATGTGGCTATTGTCAGGCCGGTCAGATCATGAATGCTGCTAGTTTGTTGAACACGAATCCAACGCCAAGTGGCAATGATATTGATAATGCAATGCAGGGTAATATTTGTCGCTGTGGTACTTATCAACGTATTAAAAAAGCGATTGCACAAGCTGCGGATGAATTAGCCAGGGAGGTTTCATAA